Proteins encoded by one window of Prosthecobacter vanneervenii:
- a CDS encoding 3-hydroxyacyl-CoA dehydrogenase NAD-binding domain-containing protein yields MKTLLLNRPAVIHDPPHVLEDIIHGHPVTPKHFRLEVDHDGIAWITFDSPKSSANVWNEETLREFNHVLENIEHDTRAKALVLRSAKERIFIAGADIKAIRSLPHARVNDLIWLGQAVFDRLARLKIPKVAAIHGACMGGGFEVTLCCDWRIASDHDSTKIGLPETQLGILPAWGGSTRLSRLVGLRKALDLITTGKLLNAGAAKKAGLVSHVVPMERMEVLARRLVRGKRPASRFHFENFLAPVIGRMARRKVLQKTRGLYPSVTKAVEVVCHAVRGEIENGLLLERNAVDELLRSPDAARLIDLFFKREEAGKRPVSDGTVLPILDATVIGAGVMGSGIAHTLASRGVRVLMTDVSNDSLARGLERIHGLVSDATRRRLVTQVQGRDTLDRISATHVKVPLCRHHLIIEAATENMELKKKIFADLAMRVPVDTILATNTSALSIAELARSVPHPERVIGLHFFNPVHRMPLVEIITLPETSADVLATAVSFVQKIGKTPVVVKDSPGFLVNRILVPYLMEAVRLHQNGVPVKDIDDAMLEFGMPMGPMRLLDEIGLDVAAHVARTLATAFPDRFPNSDALDKMVSAGHLGRKSGEGFYKYENGKEITPARHADLPKHESIQTKLALLISQEAMRCLKEGIARSADDIDLAMVLGTGYPPFRGGPVTFARDTGIIDY; encoded by the coding sequence ATGAAAACTCTCCTTCTCAACCGCCCCGCAGTCATCCACGATCCCCCCCATGTGCTGGAGGACATCATCCACGGCCACCCCGTAACACCGAAGCATTTCCGGCTGGAAGTGGATCATGACGGCATCGCCTGGATCACCTTCGATTCTCCCAAATCTTCCGCCAACGTGTGGAACGAGGAGACGCTGAGAGAATTTAATCACGTTCTGGAAAACATCGAGCACGACACGCGCGCCAAAGCGCTGGTGCTCCGCAGCGCCAAGGAGCGCATCTTCATCGCCGGTGCAGACATCAAGGCCATCCGCAGCCTGCCGCATGCGCGGGTGAATGACCTCATCTGGCTCGGGCAGGCCGTGTTTGACCGGCTGGCCCGGCTGAAGATTCCGAAGGTAGCCGCGATCCACGGGGCCTGCATGGGCGGCGGCTTTGAAGTCACCCTCTGCTGCGACTGGCGCATCGCCAGCGATCACGACAGCACCAAGATCGGTCTGCCAGAAACACAGCTCGGCATCCTGCCTGCATGGGGTGGATCTACGAGGCTCTCGCGCCTTGTCGGGCTGCGCAAGGCGCTGGACCTCATCACCACCGGCAAGCTGCTGAATGCTGGGGCTGCCAAAAAAGCCGGCCTTGTCAGCCATGTGGTGCCCATGGAGCGAATGGAGGTGCTGGCACGTCGTCTGGTGCGCGGCAAGCGCCCGGCCAGCAGGTTCCATTTTGAAAACTTCTTGGCGCCGGTCATTGGCCGAATGGCAAGGCGCAAGGTGCTCCAGAAGACCCGTGGTCTTTACCCCTCGGTGACCAAGGCCGTCGAGGTCGTCTGCCATGCCGTGCGTGGTGAGATCGAAAACGGTCTGCTGCTGGAGCGAAATGCCGTGGATGAGCTGCTCAGGAGCCCTGATGCCGCACGGTTGATCGATCTTTTCTTCAAGCGCGAAGAAGCCGGCAAACGTCCTGTTTCTGACGGGACGGTGCTGCCCATTCTCGATGCCACCGTCATCGGTGCGGGAGTGATGGGTTCCGGCATCGCGCACACACTCGCTTCGCGTGGCGTCCGTGTTCTCATGACGGACGTCTCCAACGACAGCCTCGCGCGTGGACTGGAACGGATTCATGGCCTCGTTTCAGACGCCACGCGCCGCAGGCTGGTGACTCAGGTGCAAGGTCGTGACACGCTGGACCGCATCAGCGCCACGCACGTCAAGGTGCCGCTTTGCAGGCATCACCTCATCATCGAGGCGGCCACGGAAAACATGGAGCTGAAGAAGAAGATCTTTGCCGATCTGGCAATGCGTGTCCCTGTTGACACGATTTTGGCCACAAACACCAGCGCGCTGTCGATTGCGGAACTGGCGCGCAGCGTGCCGCATCCGGAGCGTGTGATCGGCCTGCACTTCTTCAATCCGGTGCATCGCATGCCGCTGGTGGAAATCATCACACTGCCGGAAACTTCCGCAGACGTGCTGGCCACGGCGGTCAGCTTTGTGCAGAAGATCGGCAAGACGCCGGTGGTCGTGAAAGACAGCCCTGGCTTCTTGGTGAACCGCATTTTGGTGCCCTACCTGATGGAGGCCGTGAGGCTGCATCAGAACGGTGTGCCGGTGAAGGACATCGACGACGCGATGCTGGAATTTGGCATGCCGATGGGGCCGATGCGTCTGCTGGACGAAATTGGTCTCGATGTGGCGGCGCATGTAGCGAGGACGCTCGCGACGGCCTTCCCTGACCGTTTTCCGAACAGCGATGCGCTCGACAAAATGGTCAGCGCCGGACACCTCGGCAGGAAAAGTGGTGAAGGCTTCTACAAGTATGAGAACGGCAAGGAAATCACGCCTGCAAGGCACGCGGACCTGCCGAAGCATGAAAGCATCCAGACCAAGCTGGCGCTGCTGATCAGCCAGGAGGCGATGCGCTGCCTGAAGGAGGGCATCGCCCGCAGTGCTGACGACATCGATCTGGCCATGGTGCTGGGCACTGGCTACCCGCCCTTCCGCGGCGGCCCCGTCACTTTCGCCCGGGATACGGGCATCATTGATTATTGA
- a CDS encoding RNA polymerase sigma factor — MTASPAIEALLMPQAAESSAEEAAEQQHLRAAQAGDMAAFEWIVRQHEERLFGFCCRWLRCVEDAREVCQDAFVRAWQALPEFEGRARLSTWLYQIALNLCRDRAKSRSSRQRENTTTIHDLEQPLPCPQGSPDANAEWQSEMQKLERGLALLPEKLRTALMLSAMEGLSHEECAKVLNCSIRGTEGRIYRARQMLLQWWNEESQ; from the coding sequence ATGACAGCCTCACCCGCCATTGAAGCGCTGCTGATGCCGCAGGCTGCCGAAAGCTCCGCTGAAGAAGCGGCGGAGCAGCAGCACCTGCGTGCCGCGCAGGCTGGTGACATGGCGGCGTTTGAGTGGATTGTGAGGCAGCATGAGGAACGGCTGTTCGGTTTCTGCTGCCGCTGGCTGCGCTGTGTAGAAGATGCGCGCGAGGTGTGCCAGGATGCGTTTGTGCGTGCGTGGCAGGCGCTGCCGGAATTTGAAGGACGTGCGCGACTTTCCACATGGCTCTACCAAATCGCGCTCAATCTCTGCCGTGACCGCGCCAAATCGCGTTCTTCACGGCAGCGTGAGAACACGACGACGATTCATGATCTGGAACAGCCGCTGCCATGCCCGCAGGGGTCTCCGGATGCGAATGCGGAATGGCAGAGCGAGATGCAGAAACTGGAGCGCGGGCTGGCGCTGCTGCCGGAAAAACTGCGCACGGCCCTGATGCTGAGCGCCATGGAAGGACTGAGCCATGAGGAATGCGCCAAGGTGCTGAACTGTTCCATCCGCGGCACTGAAGGGCGCATCTACCGAGCACGGCAGATGCTGCTGCAATGGTGGAATGAGGAATCTCAGTGA
- a CDS encoding phenylacetate--CoA ligase family protein, producing MKLLRHIPEWSTSPHEAWRDWQLQQLRSYLSRRVIPFSAHYRRLFAEHGIHPLDIKSFEDWDHVPFTSKKDLATPRDFVLVPDESKLRLEPGMIGTALMHGRAAAREKAEAEFRPILLTSTTGRSSDPVPFLYTKHDLHNLDISGIRLMLAGRSQKEYRHINLFPYAPHLAFWLAHHAGLGFGTFMLSTGGGKTLGTEGNINLIEKIQPDIIIGMPTFIYHVLREAYETGRQWPSLKLLVLGGEKVADGLRARLLDLAGLLGSPNTHVMATYGFTEAKMAFPECVGQTHESSGYHLSPDLGLVELIDPATGQLVPDGQPGEIVFTPLDARGTVVLRYRTGDIAEGGLTWEKCPLCGRTCPRLLGPISRVSEVRELHMDKLKGTLVNFNLLEHLLDDQKGIAAWQIELRKRHDDPLEMDEVHLHLTAEPGVRESELELAVSRRFHEATEITPNGLHFHSLAELREQLGVGRLLKEEKLVDHRPKAKPATATVALSS from the coding sequence ATGAAATTGCTCCGTCACATACCCGAATGGAGTACCTCGCCGCATGAAGCCTGGAGAGACTGGCAGCTTCAGCAGCTGCGCAGCTACCTAAGCCGCAGGGTCATCCCCTTCAGCGCGCATTACCGCCGCCTGTTTGCCGAGCACGGCATTCACCCGCTGGACATCAAGTCCTTCGAAGACTGGGACCACGTGCCTTTCACCTCCAAGAAGGATCTTGCCACTCCGCGCGACTTTGTGCTCGTTCCTGACGAGTCGAAGCTGCGCCTGGAGCCGGGCATGATCGGCACCGCTCTAATGCACGGCCGCGCTGCGGCCAGGGAAAAGGCCGAGGCGGAATTCCGCCCCATCCTGCTCACCAGCACCACGGGCCGCTCGTCGGACCCCGTACCCTTCCTCTATACCAAGCACGATCTGCACAATCTCGACATCAGTGGCATCCGGCTGATGCTCGCAGGCCGTTCTCAGAAAGAGTATCGGCACATCAACCTCTTTCCCTATGCGCCGCATCTCGCCTTCTGGCTGGCACATCATGCCGGGCTGGGCTTTGGCACCTTCATGCTGAGCACTGGCGGCGGCAAGACGCTCGGCACAGAGGGAAACATCAACCTCATTGAGAAGATCCAGCCGGACATCATCATCGGCATGCCCACGTTCATTTACCATGTGCTGCGCGAAGCGTACGAAACGGGCAGGCAGTGGCCCAGCCTGAAGCTTCTCGTGCTGGGCGGTGAAAAAGTGGCCGATGGCCTGCGCGCGCGGCTGCTGGATCTGGCCGGTCTGCTCGGCAGTCCCAACACGCATGTGATGGCAACCTATGGCTTCACAGAGGCTAAAATGGCTTTTCCGGAATGCGTGGGCCAGACGCATGAGTCCAGCGGCTACCACCTCAGCCCTGACCTGGGCTTGGTGGAACTGATCGATCCCGCCACCGGCCAGCTCGTGCCGGATGGCCAGCCGGGCGAGATCGTATTCACGCCCCTGGATGCACGTGGTACCGTGGTGCTGCGCTACCGCACCGGCGACATCGCTGAAGGCGGCCTGACCTGGGAAAAATGCCCGCTCTGCGGCCGCACCTGCCCGCGTCTGCTGGGGCCCATCTCACGGGTCAGCGAGGTGCGCGAGCTGCACATGGACAAGCTCAAGGGCACGCTGGTGAACTTCAATCTGCTGGAGCATCTGCTCGATGACCAGAAAGGCATCGCCGCCTGGCAGATCGAGCTGCGCAAACGCCACGATGACCCGCTGGAAATGGACGAGGTGCATCTGCACCTCACGGCGGAACCGGGCGTGCGTGAATCCGAACTCGAGCTCGCCGTTTCCCGTCGCTTCCATGAAGCCACGGAGATTACCCCGAACGGGCTGCATTTTCACTCCCTTGCCGAACTCCGGGAACAGCTCGGAGTGGGCCGCCTCCTGAAGGAGGAAAAACTCGTCGATCACCGCCCCAAAGCCAAACCCGCCACAGCCACTGTGGCACTCAGCTCCTAA
- a CDS encoding thiolase family protein: MKTPSLVIVDAVRTPFSRTGTDLAHLDAVELGRHAVSSLLTRTGIDPMLVDETIIGCVGQPPEAMNIARVIALRAGLPEAKPAMTVHRNCASGLEAITLAHAKMCAGQGEVFVVGGTESMSNMPFYFSRPAVEKFTALNRARDFTGRAKAALHFRPADFAPVIGLKVGLTDPVSSLNMGQTAEVLAREFAISREMQDAFAMRSHLCATRANHLLSQEIAPVLGKHVVEADNGIRSDSSLEKLAKLKPLFDTVTGSVTAGNSSQITDGAVALLVATEEAAAAHNWKPLGRLVSYAATGCDPARMGLGPVRALDVALHRSGWKLDDADVFEINEAFAAQVLAVMKCMADPVCARRAGLEAPLGEVDPAKINACGGAIALGHPVGATGARLVQTALNQLHANDAKRAVVSLCVGGGQGMAACLEAL; this comes from the coding sequence ATGAAAACTCCCTCTCTTGTCATTGTGGACGCCGTGCGCACGCCCTTCTCCCGCACCGGCACGGATCTCGCGCATCTCGATGCGGTCGAGCTCGGCCGTCACGCCGTCTCATCCTTGCTCACCCGCACCGGCATCGACCCCATGCTGGTGGATGAAACCATCATCGGCTGCGTCGGCCAGCCGCCCGAGGCCATGAACATCGCCCGCGTGATCGCGCTGCGCGCAGGGCTTCCTGAGGCAAAGCCGGCCATGACGGTGCATCGCAACTGCGCCTCCGGCCTGGAGGCCATCACTCTGGCACATGCCAAGATGTGCGCGGGTCAGGGCGAGGTCTTTGTGGTGGGTGGCACGGAGAGCATGAGCAACATGCCCTTCTATTTTTCCCGTCCTGCCGTGGAAAAGTTCACCGCGCTCAATCGTGCGCGGGATTTCACCGGACGTGCCAAAGCTGCGCTGCATTTCCGCCCGGCGGACTTTGCGCCCGTCATCGGGCTGAAGGTGGGCCTGACAGATCCGGTTTCCAGCCTGAACATGGGCCAGACCGCCGAGGTGCTGGCGCGTGAGTTTGCCATCTCGCGCGAGATGCAGGACGCCTTTGCCATGCGCAGTCATCTCTGCGCCACTCGTGCCAATCATCTGCTGAGCCAGGAGATCGCACCGGTGCTGGGCAAGCATGTGGTGGAGGCTGACAACGGCATCCGCTCAGACTCCAGCCTGGAAAAGCTGGCCAAACTGAAACCACTCTTCGACACCGTGACCGGCAGCGTCACGGCGGGGAATTCCAGCCAGATCACTGACGGCGCCGTGGCTCTGCTGGTGGCGACTGAGGAGGCCGCCGCTGCACACAACTGGAAACCGCTGGGCCGTCTCGTCAGCTATGCCGCCACCGGCTGTGATCCTGCGCGCATGGGGCTGGGCCCGGTGCGGGCGCTGGATGTGGCACTGCATCGCAGCGGATGGAAGCTGGATGACGCAGATGTCTTTGAAATCAACGAAGCCTTTGCCGCCCAGGTGCTGGCTGTCATGAAATGCATGGCAGATCCAGTCTGCGCCCGTCGTGCCGGGCTGGAGGCTCCGCTCGGCGAGGTTGACCCAGCGAAGATCAATGCCTGCGGCGGTGCCATCGCCCTGGGGCATCCGGTCGGGGCCACGGGTGCGCGCCTCGTGCAGACCGCCCTCAACCAGCTGCATGCCAATGATGCCAAACGTGCCGTCGTAAGCCTGTGCGTGGGCGGTGGCCAGGGCATGGCCGCCTGCCTCGAAGCCTTGTGA
- a CDS encoding patatin-like phospholipase family protein gives MNTQLQLPFRGWSRAEESSKHGSGGGKTPRIGLVLSSGGARGLAHAGVIQVLEEEGIPIAAIAGCSMGSYVGALWAAGLNGRQLEERAREIKDRATLRSLMDYIIPPSEGLIRGDKLRRHLERDLGDKTFSDLDRPFIVIATDLDRLSPHVFDSGVVSHAVHASSAIPAICAPVKLNGRRYTDGGASEPLPVTLLKKRFQLDAVIAVNVMPPPGEDEARSEQALMVDDKSTFHVLSRVFHTFWHKVNLLAYGNVLDTFRRALMAAQLHLIAKEEAAADVVIHPRFAASTWHDFEHFEQYLKAGRGAATAALPAIRELLQNTPTNLNLETISHEIAPSHTRMEYLAA, from the coding sequence ATGAACACCCAGCTCCAGCTTCCCTTCAGGGGATGGAGCCGTGCCGAAGAAAGCTCCAAGCACGGCTCAGGGGGAGGTAAAACACCTCGCATTGGCCTGGTTCTCTCCAGCGGTGGCGCCCGCGGGCTGGCACACGCCGGAGTCATCCAGGTTCTGGAAGAAGAAGGCATCCCCATCGCCGCCATCGCAGGATGCAGCATGGGATCGTATGTGGGCGCACTTTGGGCCGCTGGCCTCAATGGCAGGCAGCTTGAGGAACGCGCCCGCGAGATCAAAGACCGCGCCACTTTGAGGTCGCTGATGGATTACATCATCCCACCCTCCGAAGGCCTGATCCGTGGCGACAAGCTGCGCAGGCATCTGGAGCGTGATCTGGGAGACAAAACCTTCTCTGACTTGGACCGCCCGTTCATCGTCATTGCCACCGACCTCGACCGCCTGTCGCCGCATGTCTTTGACTCCGGCGTCGTTTCGCATGCCGTGCACGCCAGTTCCGCTATTCCCGCCATTTGCGCTCCGGTGAAGCTGAATGGCCGGCGCTACACGGACGGCGGTGCCTCCGAGCCTCTGCCCGTGACGCTGCTGAAGAAGCGTTTCCAGCTGGATGCCGTCATCGCCGTGAATGTCATGCCTCCTCCAGGTGAAGACGAGGCCAGATCGGAACAGGCGCTCATGGTGGACGATAAATCCACCTTTCATGTCCTTTCCCGCGTCTTCCATACCTTCTGGCACAAGGTGAACCTGCTGGCCTATGGCAACGTGCTGGACACCTTCCGCCGCGCATTGATGGCCGCGCAGCTGCACCTCATCGCCAAGGAGGAAGCTGCCGCCGATGTGGTCATCCATCCGCGTTTTGCCGCCTCGACGTGGCACGACTTTGAACATTTCGAGCAATACCTGAAAGCCGGGCGTGGCGCCGCAACCGCCGCCCTCCCGGCCATCCGGGAGCTGCTTCAGAACACCCCAACCAACCTCAACCTGGAGACAATTAGCCATGAAATTGCTCCGTCACATACCCGAATGGAGTACCTCGCCGCATGA
- a CDS encoding periplasmic heavy metal sensor: MNSRLKWLLLSTLCSAILAGGTAWVVTDWTLHRHGEGHAHDHVKPDLHAWMHEHLSITPEQHGKLEPLEEAFEKTRIKLQEEIRLADLELAKTIRDPKMTPAAMDAALERLNEAQGALQRATLEHFFEMKRYLRPAQANKLLEWTHDSLTRH, from the coding sequence ATGAACTCCCGGCTGAAATGGCTGCTTCTTTCCACTCTATGCTCTGCCATTCTGGCCGGAGGCACGGCCTGGGTGGTCACTGACTGGACGCTGCACCGCCATGGAGAAGGCCATGCCCATGATCATGTGAAGCCGGATCTGCACGCGTGGATGCATGAGCATCTGAGCATCACGCCGGAACAGCATGGCAAACTGGAACCTCTGGAGGAGGCGTTTGAAAAAACGCGAATCAAACTTCAGGAGGAGATTCGTCTGGCAGATCTGGAACTGGCGAAGACCATTCGTGACCCGAAGATGACTCCGGCGGCGATGGATGCCGCGCTGGAGCGGCTGAACGAAGCGCAGGGGGCGCTGCAACGTGCCACTCTGGAGCATTTTTTTGAGATGAAGCGCTACCTGCGTCCAGCGCAGGCGAACAAACTGCTGGAATGGACTCATGACAGCCTCACCCGCCATTGA
- a CDS encoding proton-conducting transporter transmembrane domain-containing protein — MPYLSLPYLTVALALLLGGVLASWKASHPRRVAAVAAALAFIAFLAAACESRAAGQGSLYDPWLPFFQADGLNAVPMAFYAALTLAVMVLAPRRDAAGQAPAGMLLISLSVQTAYAAASWVPMVAGWWLSCLPFALGMFGSQRETRLTIGIRLASCIALTAAVLLLSASSTTGFAKYGTLWSLFFIIAVVCRKGLFPLHAGVVHAFEHGPLLPKALLFNGHLGVVLVARAQLASPPETAHHAFEFLSMAAVATVGIASLRAFAESKPRRLLAFLCISQASFMLAGITSTNIEGVTGALTHWLLVAAASTGLICIVRALEVRVSSTEDPLMHLGLAAKAPRLATFFLICGLALVGLPGTLGYCAEELIFHGMLQSHLSAGIVLLVATVFNAINLLRLYNTLFLGVLPKHVINIPDALPRERWPLTACILFLVLGGLMPRVVIGWRSDAANSIEKALSAAGGSGHH; from the coding sequence ATGCCCTACCTTTCACTGCCATACCTCACCGTCGCCCTGGCTTTATTGCTCGGTGGCGTGCTGGCATCCTGGAAGGCATCCCATCCACGCCGCGTCGCAGCGGTGGCCGCAGCACTCGCTTTCATAGCCTTCCTGGCTGCCGCGTGTGAGTCACGCGCCGCAGGGCAGGGGAGTCTGTACGACCCTTGGCTGCCCTTCTTCCAGGCCGATGGCCTCAATGCCGTCCCCATGGCCTTCTACGCCGCCCTGACCCTCGCCGTCATGGTGCTCGCTCCCAGGCGTGACGCGGCCGGGCAGGCCCCCGCTGGCATGCTGCTCATCTCCCTCTCCGTGCAGACCGCCTACGCCGCCGCCTCCTGGGTTCCCATGGTCGCTGGCTGGTGGCTTTCTTGCCTGCCATTTGCATTAGGCATGTTCGGCAGTCAGCGGGAGACCCGCCTCACCATCGGCATTCGTCTCGCCAGTTGCATCGCCCTGACCGCCGCTGTGCTGCTTTTGAGCGCCTCATCGACCACCGGTTTTGCGAAATATGGTACACTTTGGAGCCTTTTTTTCATCATCGCAGTGGTCTGTCGCAAGGGTCTTTTCCCCCTCCATGCAGGCGTGGTCCATGCCTTCGAGCACGGCCCCCTCCTGCCCAAGGCCCTCCTTTTCAATGGCCACCTCGGGGTCGTGCTCGTCGCCCGCGCGCAGCTCGCCTCGCCTCCAGAAACCGCACATCATGCGTTTGAATTCCTCAGCATGGCGGCCGTTGCCACCGTAGGCATCGCCAGTCTGCGTGCCTTCGCGGAAAGCAAGCCCCGTCGTCTCCTTGCGTTCCTGTGCATCAGTCAGGCCAGCTTCATGCTTGCAGGCATCACCAGCACCAATATCGAAGGTGTCACCGGTGCGCTCACACACTGGCTGTTGGTGGCTGCTGCCTCCACAGGCCTCATTTGCATCGTTCGTGCGCTGGAAGTGCGGGTAAGTTCCACTGAAGACCCTCTCATGCATCTGGGCCTTGCCGCCAAAGCGCCCCGTCTTGCCACCTTTTTCCTCATTTGCGGCCTCGCTCTCGTCGGTCTTCCCGGCACGCTGGGTTATTGCGCCGAGGAGCTCATCTTCCATGGCATGCTGCAAAGCCACCTCAGCGCCGGCATCGTGCTCCTCGTTGCCACGGTCTTCAATGCCATCAACCTCCTGCGTCTCTACAACACTCTGTTCCTTGGCGTGCTGCCAAAACACGTCATCAACATCCCCGACGCCCTGCCTCGCGAACGCTGGCCGCTGACCGCCTGCATCCTCTTTCTGGTCTTGGGTGGCCTCATGCCACGCGTGGTCATCGGCTGGCGCTCAGATGCTGCAAACAGCATTGAAAAAGCACTTTCTGCCGCTGGCGGCAGCGGTCATCACTGA